In a single window of the Coregonus clupeaformis isolate EN_2021a chromosome 10, ASM2061545v1, whole genome shotgun sequence genome:
- the LOC123491682 gene encoding uncharacterized protein LOC123491682 has product MIRDRRILRVWKETAALLAAARSREQRNTTSTVFRLRCWRLSVAEQHRKQERLAQAAQFYRDQLLMEGVAQATHMGSFCTNIALHSQEQPWRRGPHPQPYTDSVAQGAGDRTLNHLSAGLPGQRAATTCSSSTSKTQSSTTSTPGPSDSEPPPCCSLPPHHSRTGTASAPASSPNGLTLWITRPGLPPFSFMTTHTQTKPSGSWVRDSSLLPPNEFTILHQQPESDVEDVLTEEEDGVDPTLAWTRELLNIRLDMQCFQQDRKQLQAWLRLEEVLRSWLQTSGSEGETEERNTISQELDERWRSILAGCQVNWQSRSLISTAAQPQDRDWDRPFSADLQSMGLLIITQSTLDDRQDPVV; this is encoded by the exons ATGATCCGGGACAG GAGGATTCTGCGTGTGTGGAAGGAGACTGCAGCCCTGTTGGCAGCAGCcaggagcagagagcagagaaacACTACCAGCACTGTGTTCAGGCTAAG GTGCTGGAGGCTGTCGGTCGCGGAGCAGCACCGGAAACAGGAGAGGCTGGCCCAGGCTGCCCAGTTCTATAGAGACCAGCTCCTAATGGAAGGGGTGGCCCAAGCCACTCACATGGGCAGCTTCTGCACCAACATAGCACTGCACAGCCAGGAGCAG CCCTGGCGCAGAGGGCCTCACCCACAGCCGTACACAGACTCAGTGGCGCAGGGAGCAGGAGACCGCACCCTCAACCACTT ATCTGCTGGACTCCCCGGTCAAAGAGCTGCTACCACCTGCAGCTCCTCTACATCTAAGACCCAGTCTTCTACCACCTCCACCCCAGGTCCCAGTGACAGTGAGCCTCCACCCTGCTGCAGCCTCCCTCCCCATCACTCCCGTACTGGCACAGCCAGCGCCCCAGCTTCGTCTCCCAACGGCCTCACATTATGGATCACTAGACCAGGACTGCCCCCCTTCTCATTCATGACCACCCACACTCAAACTAAG CCTAGTGGCTCATGGGTAAGAGACTCCTCACTACTGCCCCCCAATGAGTTCACCATCCTCCATCAACAGCCAGAGTCTGATGTAGAAGATGTGTTAACTGAGGAGGAGGATGGTGTGGATCCCACCTTAGCCTGGACCAGAGAGCTGCTCAATATCCGCCTGGACATGCAGTGCTTCCAACAGGACCGCAAGCAACTCCA GGCGTGGCTAAGACTTGAAGAGGTGTTGAGGAGCTGGCTGCAGACGAGTGGAagtgagggagagactgaggagaggaaCACTATCAGCCAAGAGCTGGATGAG AGATGGAGGAGCATATTGGCAGGCTGTCAGGTGAACTGGCAGAGCAGAAGCCTGATCTCCACAGCAGCACAGCCACAGGACAGGGACTGGGACAGGCCATTCTCAGCAGACCTCCAGAGCATGGGGCTACTGATCATTACTCAGTCCACACTAGATGACAGACAGGACCCAGTGGTGTAA
- the LOC121575067 gene encoding eukaryotic translation initiation factor 4E transporter isoform X1 produces the protein MEKDACVEGQENGDTVVVKDQVVKESTGPSPYRYTKEELLEIKDFPISYERPDCLSEKYDSDGVWDPEKWHASLYPTSECSSPVDGYKKDFVDDRVPLKRRIADPRERLKEDDLDVVLSPQRRSFGGGCVGNALPAPTRRPVSPLENKENESLRLGGARRIGSGRIMAARGFEREPRMEKERDFKDKRFRRDFGDKRVFSERRRNDTEEEPEWFSGGPTSQSETIELIGFDDKILEEDKRRPKRSRKRTDSVREVECNGGLVEEPEQVEKESHSTADQEVPHPAVLPEQTSGDFDFNEFFNLEKTMPGLASVSPGEHCMFKMIEDVLGEGPVSASRFSQWFSSNLSPSGSRSSSLRSTPHEELERLAGQDPRCTSPSQMGPVPYFTPIQSVDHRDKVDILELLHKAKIDLKPLLSNLNVNKQRLQQSTNSGVVLSLEEVEGGLKGLKVGSEQNHQHQAHRKPHQHQNLHRGGIIRGSTSSGTPFMAEHLEQSLTGGVGPSAGPPRSQARDPDMSAFNKLVSSMKASGTLPTHPKANQVNSNLNRPTDPAIVPLPEATVPAPLQKNIFQELLGAQGPPRSGSPTLHSVLGSTDIPPPPGPGLQHSLLQHRGPSPPLFLQRAPLPDYFHGRMRPPAGYPVGPQPMMGEQFPDMHRSLSPGHGPTLHQQQQMRALSMAVDQAELEALIQQDLALHAHNAFQTGYNKRPPNKAYQHNRMNGSLGPGTYPAGRHSPGNTVTSMLSPSFVPTSVIRKMYETKEKSRDEPGSRPDSKEGHSQEDRSSPSSFLDGMGNSGSQSGGVKASQVRQHAKDHEDRPRPGSAGHHTPTLVSPGSASPFPCPIYPIPLLSHGHVPMVRPPPPQLHPSLVQRMLVQGIQPQQRGPALMQAGIFPQHVDLAQRQSLPPSLLGQPLYPLGATGHPLLPPRASNHMQLALMQQQQPRPMHPTVPGHESQNHGPHRTSHSQRHGGSLTGVGGAGLSKWFGSDVLQQPLPSMPAKVISVDELEFRP, from the exons ATGGAAAAGGATGCTTGTGTAGAGGGGCAGGAGAATGGTGACACAGTGGTGGTGAAAGACCAGGTGGTCAAGGAATCAACAGGACCATCCCCTTACAGATACACCAAG GAGGAGCTTTTGGAGATAAAAGATTTCCCAATCTCTTATGAAAGGCCAGACTGTCTTTCTGAAAAATATGACAG TGATGGTGTTTGGGACCCCGAGAAGTGGCATGCCTCGTTGTACCCCACCTCAGAGTGCAGCTCTCCTGTGGATGGATATAAGAAGGACTTTGTGGATGATAGGGTCCCTCTAAAACGTAGAATTGCAG ATCCCCGCGAGCGACTAAAGGAGGATGACCTGGATGTGGTGCTCAGCCCCCAACGTCGTAGCTTTGGAGGGGGGTGCGTAGGCAATGCTTTGCCTGCACCCACCCGCCGCCCCGTCAGCCCTCTGGAGAATAAGGAGAACGAGAGTCTCCGGCTGGGTGGGGCGCGGCGCATCGGCAGCGGCCGCATCATGGCGGCGCGAGGCTTTGAGAGGGAACCCCGCATGGAGAAGGAACGGGACTTCAAGGATAAGAGGTTCAGG CGAGACTTTGGGGACAAGCGTGTGTTCAGTGAGAGGAGAAGGAATGACACAGAGGAGGAGCCGGAGTGGTTCTCAGGGGGCCCAACCAGCCAATCAGAGACTATAGAGCTCATTGGCTTTGACGACAAGATCCTGGAGGAGGACAAGCGCAGACCTAAACGGTCCAGGAAGAGGACTGACTCTGTGAGAGAAG TGGAATGTAATGGTGGGCTTGTGGAGGAGCCAGAGCAGGTGGAAAAAGAGTCTCACTCTACAGCAGACCAGGAGGTCCCACACCCAGCGGTCCTCCCAGAGCAGACTTCTGGAGACTTTGACTTCAATGAGTTCTTCAATCTGGAGAAGACCATGCCAGGACTGGCCTCTGTAAGTCCTGGGGAGCACTGCATGTTTAAG ATGATAGAGGATGTTCTGGGGGAGGGCCCTGTTTCGGCCAGCCGTTTCAGCCAGTGGTTCTCCAGTAACCTGAGTCCGTCAGGCAGCCGCTCCTCCAGCCTGCGCTCCACCCCCCACGAGGAGCTGGAGAGACTGGCTG GGCAGGACCCCCGCTGCACGTCCCctagccagatgggccctgtccCCTACTTCACCCCCATCCAGTCAGTGGATCACCGGGACAAGGTGGACATTCTGGAGCTGTTACACAAGGCCAAGATAGACCTGAAGCCTCTCCTCTCCAACCTCAATGTCAATAAGCAACGACTACAGCAGAGCA CTAACTCTGGTGTAGTGCTCTctctggaggaggtggagggaggcctGAAGGGGCTAAAGGTGGGCTCTGAGCAGAACCACCAGCACCAGGCTCATCGGAAACCCCATCAGCACCAGAATCTGCATCGGGGAGGAATCATCAGAGGCAGCACCAGCAGTGGCACGCCCTTCATGGCTGAGCACTTGGAGCAGTCTCTAACAGGCGGTGTAGGCCCCAGTGCAGGGCCCCCTAGGTCACAGGCCAGAGACCCTGACATGTCAGCCTTCAACAAGCTGGTCAGCAGCATGAAGGCAAGTGGAACTCTGCCCACCCACCCCAAAGCCAACCAAGTGAACAGCAAC CTCAATCGGCCCACAGACCCTGCTATAGTGCCCCTGCCTGAAGCCACAGTGCCTGCCCCACTGCAGAAGAACATATTCCAG GAGCTTCTGGGTGCCCAGGGCCCTCCCCGTAGCGGCTCCCCTACCCTCCACAGCGTTCTAGGCAGCACTGACATCCCTCCACCCCCTGGGCCTGGTCTTCAACACAGCCTGCTGCAGCACAGGGGGCCCTCGCCTCCACTCTTCCTACAGAGGGCTCCTTTGCCTGACTACTTCCATGGACGCATGCGGCCACCCGCTG GGTACCCTGTTGGTCCACAGCCCATGATGGGAGAGCAGTTCCCAGATATGCATAGATCCCTCAGCCCTGGACATGGACCCACCCTACACCAGCAACAACAG ATGAGGGCGCTGTCCATGGCTGTGGACCAGGCTGAACTGGAGGCTCTTATCCAGCAGGACCTTGCTCTCCATGCCCACAACGCCTTCCAGACCGGTTACAACAAACGGCCTCCGAACAAGGCCTACCAACACAACAG GATGAACGGATCCCTTGGTCCAGGCACTTATCCTGCAGGCAGACACTCCCCTGGCAACACAGTCACCAGCATG CTGTCACCATCTTTCGTGCCCACGTCTGTGATCCGTAAGATGTACGAGACGAAAGAGAAGAGTCGAGATGAGCCAGGTAGTCGTCCAGACAGCAAGGAGGGCCACTCTCAAGAGG ACAGGAGCTCTCCCAGCTCTTTCCTGGATGGGATGGGTAATAGTGGTTCTCAGTCGGGAGGGGTGAAAGCCTCCCAGGTTCGCCAGCACGCCAAGGACCACGAGGACCGCCCCAGGCCAGGCTCCGCCGGGCACCACACCCCCACCCTGGTGTCCCCTGGGTCGGCCTCTCCCTTCCCCTGCCCCATCTACCCGATACCACTGCTATCCCACGGACATGTGCCCATGGTGCGCCCCCCTCCGCCCCAGCTCCACCCCAGCCTCGTGCAGAGGATGCTGGTGCAGGGCATCCAGCCACAGCAGCGAGGCCCTGCTCTGATGCAGGCAG GCATATTTCCGCAGCATGTTGACCTCGCTCAGCGTCAGAGTTTACCGCCTTCCCTGCTAGGacaacccctctaccccctagGGGCGACAGGACACCCCCTCTTACCTCCCCGAGCCAGCAATCATATGCAGCTAGCGCTAATGCAACAGCAACAACCGAGACCAA tgCATCCAACAGTCCCAGGCCACGAGTCGCAGAACCACGGCCCTCACCGGACGAGCCACTCCCAGCGACATGGGGGTAGCCTCACTGGTGTGGGGGGAGCTGGTCTGTCCAAGTGGTTTGGCTCAGATGTGCTGCAGCAGCCCCTTCCTTCCATGCCTGCTAAGGTCATAAGTGTAGATGAACTGGAGTTTAGGCCCTGA
- the LOC121575067 gene encoding eukaryotic translation initiation factor 4E transporter isoform X3, with the protein MEKDACVEGQENGDTVVVKDQVVKESTGPSPYRYTKEELLEIKDFPISYERPDCLSEKYDSDGVWDPEKWHASLYPTSECSSPVDGYKKDFVDDRVPLKRRIADPRERLKEDDLDVVLSPQRRSFGGGCVGNALPAPTRRPVSPLENKENESLRLGGARRIGSGRIMAARGFEREPRMEKERDFKDKRFRRDFGDKRVFSERRRNDTEEEPEWFSGGPTSQSETIELIGFDDKILEEDKRRPKRSRKRTDSVREVECNGGLVEEPEQVEKESHSTADQEVPHPAVLPEQTSGDFDFNEFFNLEKTMPGLASVSPGEHCMFKMIEDVLGEGPVSASRFSQWFSSNLSPSGSRSSSLRSTPHEELERLAGQDPRCTSPSQMGPVPYFTPIQSVDHRDKVDILELLHKAKIDLKPLLSNLNVNKQRLQQSTNSGVVLSLEEVEGGLKGLKVGSEQNHQHQAHRKPHQHQNLHRGGIIRGSTSSGTPFMAEHLEQSLTGGVGPSAGPPRSQARDPDMSAFNKLVSSMKLNRPTDPAIVPLPEATVPAPLQKNIFQELLGAQGPPRSGSPTLHSVLGSTDIPPPPGPGLQHSLLQHRGPSPPLFLQRAPLPDYFHGRMRPPAGYPVGPQPMMGEQFPDMHRSLSPGHGPTLHQQQQMRALSMAVDQAELEALIQQDLALHAHNAFQTGYNKRPPNKAYQHNRMNGSLGPGTYPAGRHSPGNTVTSMLSPSFVPTSVIRKMYETKEKSRDEPGSRPDSKEGHSQEDRSSPSSFLDGMGNSGSQSGGVKASQVRQHAKDHEDRPRPGSAGHHTPTLVSPGSASPFPCPIYPIPLLSHGHVPMVRPPPPQLHPSLVQRMLVQGIQPQQRGPALMQAGIFPQHVDLAQRQSLPPSLLGQPLYPLGATGHPLLPPRASNHMQLALMQQQQPRPMHPTVPGHESQNHGPHRTSHSQRHGGSLTGVGGAGLSKWFGSDVLQQPLPSMPAKVISVDELEFRP; encoded by the exons ATGGAAAAGGATGCTTGTGTAGAGGGGCAGGAGAATGGTGACACAGTGGTGGTGAAAGACCAGGTGGTCAAGGAATCAACAGGACCATCCCCTTACAGATACACCAAG GAGGAGCTTTTGGAGATAAAAGATTTCCCAATCTCTTATGAAAGGCCAGACTGTCTTTCTGAAAAATATGACAG TGATGGTGTTTGGGACCCCGAGAAGTGGCATGCCTCGTTGTACCCCACCTCAGAGTGCAGCTCTCCTGTGGATGGATATAAGAAGGACTTTGTGGATGATAGGGTCCCTCTAAAACGTAGAATTGCAG ATCCCCGCGAGCGACTAAAGGAGGATGACCTGGATGTGGTGCTCAGCCCCCAACGTCGTAGCTTTGGAGGGGGGTGCGTAGGCAATGCTTTGCCTGCACCCACCCGCCGCCCCGTCAGCCCTCTGGAGAATAAGGAGAACGAGAGTCTCCGGCTGGGTGGGGCGCGGCGCATCGGCAGCGGCCGCATCATGGCGGCGCGAGGCTTTGAGAGGGAACCCCGCATGGAGAAGGAACGGGACTTCAAGGATAAGAGGTTCAGG CGAGACTTTGGGGACAAGCGTGTGTTCAGTGAGAGGAGAAGGAATGACACAGAGGAGGAGCCGGAGTGGTTCTCAGGGGGCCCAACCAGCCAATCAGAGACTATAGAGCTCATTGGCTTTGACGACAAGATCCTGGAGGAGGACAAGCGCAGACCTAAACGGTCCAGGAAGAGGACTGACTCTGTGAGAGAAG TGGAATGTAATGGTGGGCTTGTGGAGGAGCCAGAGCAGGTGGAAAAAGAGTCTCACTCTACAGCAGACCAGGAGGTCCCACACCCAGCGGTCCTCCCAGAGCAGACTTCTGGAGACTTTGACTTCAATGAGTTCTTCAATCTGGAGAAGACCATGCCAGGACTGGCCTCTGTAAGTCCTGGGGAGCACTGCATGTTTAAG ATGATAGAGGATGTTCTGGGGGAGGGCCCTGTTTCGGCCAGCCGTTTCAGCCAGTGGTTCTCCAGTAACCTGAGTCCGTCAGGCAGCCGCTCCTCCAGCCTGCGCTCCACCCCCCACGAGGAGCTGGAGAGACTGGCTG GGCAGGACCCCCGCTGCACGTCCCctagccagatgggccctgtccCCTACTTCACCCCCATCCAGTCAGTGGATCACCGGGACAAGGTGGACATTCTGGAGCTGTTACACAAGGCCAAGATAGACCTGAAGCCTCTCCTCTCCAACCTCAATGTCAATAAGCAACGACTACAGCAGAGCA CTAACTCTGGTGTAGTGCTCTctctggaggaggtggagggaggcctGAAGGGGCTAAAGGTGGGCTCTGAGCAGAACCACCAGCACCAGGCTCATCGGAAACCCCATCAGCACCAGAATCTGCATCGGGGAGGAATCATCAGAGGCAGCACCAGCAGTGGCACGCCCTTCATGGCTGAGCACTTGGAGCAGTCTCTAACAGGCGGTGTAGGCCCCAGTGCAGGGCCCCCTAGGTCACAGGCCAGAGACCCTGACATGTCAGCCTTCAACAAGCTGGTCAGCAGCATGAAG CTCAATCGGCCCACAGACCCTGCTATAGTGCCCCTGCCTGAAGCCACAGTGCCTGCCCCACTGCAGAAGAACATATTCCAG GAGCTTCTGGGTGCCCAGGGCCCTCCCCGTAGCGGCTCCCCTACCCTCCACAGCGTTCTAGGCAGCACTGACATCCCTCCACCCCCTGGGCCTGGTCTTCAACACAGCCTGCTGCAGCACAGGGGGCCCTCGCCTCCACTCTTCCTACAGAGGGCTCCTTTGCCTGACTACTTCCATGGACGCATGCGGCCACCCGCTG GGTACCCTGTTGGTCCACAGCCCATGATGGGAGAGCAGTTCCCAGATATGCATAGATCCCTCAGCCCTGGACATGGACCCACCCTACACCAGCAACAACAG ATGAGGGCGCTGTCCATGGCTGTGGACCAGGCTGAACTGGAGGCTCTTATCCAGCAGGACCTTGCTCTCCATGCCCACAACGCCTTCCAGACCGGTTACAACAAACGGCCTCCGAACAAGGCCTACCAACACAACAG GATGAACGGATCCCTTGGTCCAGGCACTTATCCTGCAGGCAGACACTCCCCTGGCAACACAGTCACCAGCATG CTGTCACCATCTTTCGTGCCCACGTCTGTGATCCGTAAGATGTACGAGACGAAAGAGAAGAGTCGAGATGAGCCAGGTAGTCGTCCAGACAGCAAGGAGGGCCACTCTCAAGAGG ACAGGAGCTCTCCCAGCTCTTTCCTGGATGGGATGGGTAATAGTGGTTCTCAGTCGGGAGGGGTGAAAGCCTCCCAGGTTCGCCAGCACGCCAAGGACCACGAGGACCGCCCCAGGCCAGGCTCCGCCGGGCACCACACCCCCACCCTGGTGTCCCCTGGGTCGGCCTCTCCCTTCCCCTGCCCCATCTACCCGATACCACTGCTATCCCACGGACATGTGCCCATGGTGCGCCCCCCTCCGCCCCAGCTCCACCCCAGCCTCGTGCAGAGGATGCTGGTGCAGGGCATCCAGCCACAGCAGCGAGGCCCTGCTCTGATGCAGGCAG GCATATTTCCGCAGCATGTTGACCTCGCTCAGCGTCAGAGTTTACCGCCTTCCCTGCTAGGacaacccctctaccccctagGGGCGACAGGACACCCCCTCTTACCTCCCCGAGCCAGCAATCATATGCAGCTAGCGCTAATGCAACAGCAACAACCGAGACCAA tgCATCCAACAGTCCCAGGCCACGAGTCGCAGAACCACGGCCCTCACCGGACGAGCCACTCCCAGCGACATGGGGGTAGCCTCACTGGTGTGGGGGGAGCTGGTCTGTCCAAGTGGTTTGGCTCAGATGTGCTGCAGCAGCCCCTTCCTTCCATGCCTGCTAAGGTCATAAGTGTAGATGAACTGGAGTTTAGGCCCTGA
- the LOC121575067 gene encoding eukaryotic translation initiation factor 4E transporter isoform X2 has translation MEKDACVEGQENGDTVVVKDQVVKESTGPSPYRYTKEELLEIKDFPISYERPDCLSEKYDSDGVWDPEKWHASLYPTSECSSPVDGYKKDFVDDRVPLKRRIADPRERLKEDDLDVVLSPQRRSFGGGCVGNALPAPTRRPVSPLENKENESLRLGGARRIGSGRIMAARGFEREPRMEKERDFKDKRFRRDFGDKRVFSERRRNDTEEEPEWFSGGPTSQSETIELIGFDDKILEEDKRRPKRSRKRTDSVREVECNGGLVEEPEQVEKESHSTADQEVPHPAVLPEQTSGDFDFNEFFNLEKTMPGLASMIEDVLGEGPVSASRFSQWFSSNLSPSGSRSSSLRSTPHEELERLAGQDPRCTSPSQMGPVPYFTPIQSVDHRDKVDILELLHKAKIDLKPLLSNLNVNKQRLQQSTNSGVVLSLEEVEGGLKGLKVGSEQNHQHQAHRKPHQHQNLHRGGIIRGSTSSGTPFMAEHLEQSLTGGVGPSAGPPRSQARDPDMSAFNKLVSSMKASGTLPTHPKANQVNSNLNRPTDPAIVPLPEATVPAPLQKNIFQELLGAQGPPRSGSPTLHSVLGSTDIPPPPGPGLQHSLLQHRGPSPPLFLQRAPLPDYFHGRMRPPAGYPVGPQPMMGEQFPDMHRSLSPGHGPTLHQQQQMRALSMAVDQAELEALIQQDLALHAHNAFQTGYNKRPPNKAYQHNRMNGSLGPGTYPAGRHSPGNTVTSMLSPSFVPTSVIRKMYETKEKSRDEPGSRPDSKEGHSQEDRSSPSSFLDGMGNSGSQSGGVKASQVRQHAKDHEDRPRPGSAGHHTPTLVSPGSASPFPCPIYPIPLLSHGHVPMVRPPPPQLHPSLVQRMLVQGIQPQQRGPALMQAGIFPQHVDLAQRQSLPPSLLGQPLYPLGATGHPLLPPRASNHMQLALMQQQQPRPMHPTVPGHESQNHGPHRTSHSQRHGGSLTGVGGAGLSKWFGSDVLQQPLPSMPAKVISVDELEFRP, from the exons ATGGAAAAGGATGCTTGTGTAGAGGGGCAGGAGAATGGTGACACAGTGGTGGTGAAAGACCAGGTGGTCAAGGAATCAACAGGACCATCCCCTTACAGATACACCAAG GAGGAGCTTTTGGAGATAAAAGATTTCCCAATCTCTTATGAAAGGCCAGACTGTCTTTCTGAAAAATATGACAG TGATGGTGTTTGGGACCCCGAGAAGTGGCATGCCTCGTTGTACCCCACCTCAGAGTGCAGCTCTCCTGTGGATGGATATAAGAAGGACTTTGTGGATGATAGGGTCCCTCTAAAACGTAGAATTGCAG ATCCCCGCGAGCGACTAAAGGAGGATGACCTGGATGTGGTGCTCAGCCCCCAACGTCGTAGCTTTGGAGGGGGGTGCGTAGGCAATGCTTTGCCTGCACCCACCCGCCGCCCCGTCAGCCCTCTGGAGAATAAGGAGAACGAGAGTCTCCGGCTGGGTGGGGCGCGGCGCATCGGCAGCGGCCGCATCATGGCGGCGCGAGGCTTTGAGAGGGAACCCCGCATGGAGAAGGAACGGGACTTCAAGGATAAGAGGTTCAGG CGAGACTTTGGGGACAAGCGTGTGTTCAGTGAGAGGAGAAGGAATGACACAGAGGAGGAGCCGGAGTGGTTCTCAGGGGGCCCAACCAGCCAATCAGAGACTATAGAGCTCATTGGCTTTGACGACAAGATCCTGGAGGAGGACAAGCGCAGACCTAAACGGTCCAGGAAGAGGACTGACTCTGTGAGAGAAG TGGAATGTAATGGTGGGCTTGTGGAGGAGCCAGAGCAGGTGGAAAAAGAGTCTCACTCTACAGCAGACCAGGAGGTCCCACACCCAGCGGTCCTCCCAGAGCAGACTTCTGGAGACTTTGACTTCAATGAGTTCTTCAATCTGGAGAAGACCATGCCAGGACTGGCCTCT ATGATAGAGGATGTTCTGGGGGAGGGCCCTGTTTCGGCCAGCCGTTTCAGCCAGTGGTTCTCCAGTAACCTGAGTCCGTCAGGCAGCCGCTCCTCCAGCCTGCGCTCCACCCCCCACGAGGAGCTGGAGAGACTGGCTG GGCAGGACCCCCGCTGCACGTCCCctagccagatgggccctgtccCCTACTTCACCCCCATCCAGTCAGTGGATCACCGGGACAAGGTGGACATTCTGGAGCTGTTACACAAGGCCAAGATAGACCTGAAGCCTCTCCTCTCCAACCTCAATGTCAATAAGCAACGACTACAGCAGAGCA CTAACTCTGGTGTAGTGCTCTctctggaggaggtggagggaggcctGAAGGGGCTAAAGGTGGGCTCTGAGCAGAACCACCAGCACCAGGCTCATCGGAAACCCCATCAGCACCAGAATCTGCATCGGGGAGGAATCATCAGAGGCAGCACCAGCAGTGGCACGCCCTTCATGGCTGAGCACTTGGAGCAGTCTCTAACAGGCGGTGTAGGCCCCAGTGCAGGGCCCCCTAGGTCACAGGCCAGAGACCCTGACATGTCAGCCTTCAACAAGCTGGTCAGCAGCATGAAGGCAAGTGGAACTCTGCCCACCCACCCCAAAGCCAACCAAGTGAACAGCAAC CTCAATCGGCCCACAGACCCTGCTATAGTGCCCCTGCCTGAAGCCACAGTGCCTGCCCCACTGCAGAAGAACATATTCCAG GAGCTTCTGGGTGCCCAGGGCCCTCCCCGTAGCGGCTCCCCTACCCTCCACAGCGTTCTAGGCAGCACTGACATCCCTCCACCCCCTGGGCCTGGTCTTCAACACAGCCTGCTGCAGCACAGGGGGCCCTCGCCTCCACTCTTCCTACAGAGGGCTCCTTTGCCTGACTACTTCCATGGACGCATGCGGCCACCCGCTG GGTACCCTGTTGGTCCACAGCCCATGATGGGAGAGCAGTTCCCAGATATGCATAGATCCCTCAGCCCTGGACATGGACCCACCCTACACCAGCAACAACAG ATGAGGGCGCTGTCCATGGCTGTGGACCAGGCTGAACTGGAGGCTCTTATCCAGCAGGACCTTGCTCTCCATGCCCACAACGCCTTCCAGACCGGTTACAACAAACGGCCTCCGAACAAGGCCTACCAACACAACAG GATGAACGGATCCCTTGGTCCAGGCACTTATCCTGCAGGCAGACACTCCCCTGGCAACACAGTCACCAGCATG CTGTCACCATCTTTCGTGCCCACGTCTGTGATCCGTAAGATGTACGAGACGAAAGAGAAGAGTCGAGATGAGCCAGGTAGTCGTCCAGACAGCAAGGAGGGCCACTCTCAAGAGG ACAGGAGCTCTCCCAGCTCTTTCCTGGATGGGATGGGTAATAGTGGTTCTCAGTCGGGAGGGGTGAAAGCCTCCCAGGTTCGCCAGCACGCCAAGGACCACGAGGACCGCCCCAGGCCAGGCTCCGCCGGGCACCACACCCCCACCCTGGTGTCCCCTGGGTCGGCCTCTCCCTTCCCCTGCCCCATCTACCCGATACCACTGCTATCCCACGGACATGTGCCCATGGTGCGCCCCCCTCCGCCCCAGCTCCACCCCAGCCTCGTGCAGAGGATGCTGGTGCAGGGCATCCAGCCACAGCAGCGAGGCCCTGCTCTGATGCAGGCAG GCATATTTCCGCAGCATGTTGACCTCGCTCAGCGTCAGAGTTTACCGCCTTCCCTGCTAGGacaacccctctaccccctagGGGCGACAGGACACCCCCTCTTACCTCCCCGAGCCAGCAATCATATGCAGCTAGCGCTAATGCAACAGCAACAACCGAGACCAA tgCATCCAACAGTCCCAGGCCACGAGTCGCAGAACCACGGCCCTCACCGGACGAGCCACTCCCAGCGACATGGGGGTAGCCTCACTGGTGTGGGGGGAGCTGGTCTGTCCAAGTGGTTTGGCTCAGATGTGCTGCAGCAGCCCCTTCCTTCCATGCCTGCTAAGGTCATAAGTGTAGATGAACTGGAGTTTAGGCCCTGA